The following proteins are encoded in a genomic region of Rudaeicoccus suwonensis:
- a CDS encoding NAD(P)/FAD-dependent oxidoreductase, producing the protein MSYEAMYRDARRIPFWLDRAERPAAREPLTGDLNCDLAVVGGGFSGLWTALLAKEADPSRDVVLVEGDRLAWAASGRNGGFCAASLTHGYDNGATRFGEAAMPEIERLGMANLDAIEATVERLGIDCDFERTGEVDVATQPYQLAELGDGDDVLDAAAIRAELDSPTFLGGAWDKTGVAMLDPAKLAWGLAAAAESLGVRIIEQTPVRSLNAESSTVELRADHGVIRAERVALGTNVFQPLLKRLRLFTVPVYDYVLVTEPLTDAQLESIGWRNRQGFGDSGNQFHYYRLTADNRILWGGYDAIYHFGRQVKPEYDDRPATYETLAGHFVQTFPQLAGIRFSHRWGGAIDTCTRFFSFAGTAAGGKVAYSLGYTGLGVGATRFGAQAMLDLLDGRDTEVTRSPIVRTKPLPFPPEPLAYAGIQLTRGALARADAHEGRRNLWLRSLDRLGLGFDS; encoded by the coding sequence GTGTCCTACGAAGCGATGTACCGCGATGCGCGACGCATTCCGTTCTGGCTCGACCGGGCCGAGCGACCTGCTGCGCGCGAACCGCTGACCGGCGACCTGAACTGTGACCTGGCCGTCGTCGGCGGCGGATTCAGTGGTTTGTGGACGGCCCTGCTGGCCAAGGAGGCCGACCCCTCGCGGGATGTCGTGCTGGTCGAAGGCGACCGGTTGGCGTGGGCGGCCAGCGGTCGCAACGGCGGATTCTGCGCGGCCAGCCTGACGCACGGTTACGACAACGGCGCGACCCGCTTCGGTGAGGCCGCGATGCCTGAGATCGAGCGACTCGGTATGGCGAACCTCGACGCGATCGAGGCCACCGTCGAACGCCTCGGCATCGACTGCGATTTCGAGCGGACCGGCGAAGTCGACGTCGCAACACAGCCGTACCAGTTGGCAGAGTTGGGCGACGGCGACGACGTGCTCGATGCCGCCGCCATACGTGCCGAGCTGGACTCGCCGACCTTCCTCGGTGGGGCGTGGGACAAGACCGGTGTGGCGATGCTCGACCCGGCGAAGCTGGCCTGGGGGCTGGCGGCCGCCGCCGAATCGCTCGGCGTGCGGATCATCGAGCAGACCCCCGTCCGATCGCTCAACGCGGAATCGTCCACCGTCGAGTTGCGAGCCGACCACGGCGTCATACGTGCCGAGCGGGTTGCGTTGGGCACCAATGTCTTTCAGCCCTTGTTGAAGCGGCTGAGGTTGTTCACCGTGCCCGTCTATGACTACGTGCTGGTGACCGAGCCACTCACGGACGCGCAGCTGGAATCCATCGGCTGGCGCAACCGGCAAGGCTTCGGCGACAGCGGCAACCAGTTCCACTACTACCGGCTCACCGCCGACAACCGCATCCTGTGGGGCGGGTACGACGCGATCTACCACTTCGGTCGTCAGGTGAAGCCCGAGTATGACGACCGCCCCGCGACCTACGAGACGCTCGCCGGTCATTTCGTGCAGACCTTCCCGCAGCTGGCCGGAATCCGGTTCAGCCACCGCTGGGGCGGCGCGATCGACACGTGCACGCGCTTCTTCTCCTTCGCCGGGACGGCTGCCGGTGGGAAGGTCGCGTACAGCCTCGGCTACACCGGCCTCGGTGTCGGCGCGACGCGCTTCGGCGCGCAGGCGATGCTCGACCTGCTCGACGGCCGCGACACCGAGGTCACCCGCTCTCCGATCGTGCGCACCAAGCCACTGCCGTTCCCACCAGAACCGTTGGCGTATGCGGGAATTCAGCTGACGCGCGGTGCGCTCGCGCGGGCCGACGCGCATGAGGGCCGGCGCAATCTGTGGCTGCGTTCGCTGGATCGCCTCGGGTTGGGATTCGACTCATGA
- a CDS encoding APC family permease has product MTVEKSAHPTSGPAGAGDGGAALRSVDVLKRQVRTLPLVGLIFFSVSGGPFGLEESVSSGGAGMTMLMLLVIPVLFGIPCSLMAAELGSALPVEGGYYYWVKVGLGKFAAFTEGAWQWMNSFLDTALYPIVFADYLANYWGGVSRGRHVWFSFFNGQFSIDTHWVVAVAFMIPLAWLNIRGSRLVGDSSLLLMVVVLLPFAVLSVYGIVHIMQHGTWSDATSPFTLPGQSNFNAFGACLGVVIWNYIGWENPSTVLPEVDEPRRTFRRALMIAIPLITISYVLPMIAALGSGLHKNDADWQDGDFANVARLLAGPWLFWVLSIGVMIAQVGLFSSLLMSGSRVPRVLAADGYLPKWVAKDHPKHKTPAAAIILSCVIFAVFCTMDFSALVDADVLTNMAAILLEFAAFIALRRKLPGMARPYRVPGGMLGAVGLVVFPTVFTIWLAWSSLTQEPAAFWIGIVILVLGLLFYPLAKRTLKKGEADAPVFSDLVDLGPGVDTEQAMRSGLLVAERVPAGA; this is encoded by the coding sequence ATGACGGTGGAGAAGTCCGCGCACCCGACGTCCGGTCCGGCCGGCGCAGGTGATGGTGGGGCCGCGCTGCGCTCGGTCGACGTGCTCAAGCGTCAGGTGCGCACCCTCCCGCTGGTCGGCCTGATCTTCTTCAGCGTGTCCGGTGGGCCGTTCGGCCTGGAGGAGAGCGTCAGCAGCGGCGGCGCCGGCATGACGATGCTCATGCTGCTGGTGATCCCGGTGCTGTTCGGCATCCCATGCTCGCTGATGGCTGCCGAACTCGGCTCGGCGCTGCCGGTGGAAGGCGGGTACTACTACTGGGTCAAGGTCGGTCTCGGCAAATTCGCGGCCTTCACCGAGGGTGCCTGGCAGTGGATGAACAGCTTCCTGGACACCGCGCTCTACCCGATCGTCTTCGCCGACTACCTCGCCAACTACTGGGGCGGCGTGTCCCGCGGTCGGCACGTGTGGTTCTCGTTCTTCAACGGCCAATTCAGCATCGACACGCACTGGGTTGTCGCGGTGGCCTTCATGATTCCGTTGGCGTGGTTGAACATTCGCGGGTCGCGCCTTGTCGGCGACAGTTCGCTGTTGCTGATGGTCGTGGTGCTGCTGCCGTTCGCGGTGCTGTCCGTCTACGGGATCGTGCACATCATGCAACACGGCACGTGGAGTGACGCCACGTCACCGTTCACGCTGCCGGGGCAGAGCAACTTCAACGCCTTCGGCGCCTGCCTGGGTGTGGTCATCTGGAACTACATCGGCTGGGAGAACCCGTCGACGGTGCTGCCCGAGGTCGACGAGCCACGGCGAACCTTCCGGCGGGCCTTGATGATTGCGATCCCGCTGATCACGATCAGCTACGTGCTGCCGATGATCGCGGCGCTCGGGTCGGGTCTGCACAAGAACGACGCTGACTGGCAGGACGGCGACTTCGCGAATGTCGCCCGGTTGCTCGCCGGGCCGTGGCTGTTCTGGGTGCTGTCGATCGGCGTGATGATCGCACAGGTCGGACTGTTCTCCTCGTTGCTGATGAGCGGGTCACGCGTGCCGCGGGTGCTTGCGGCCGACGGCTATCTGCCCAAGTGGGTCGCCAAGGATCACCCGAAGCACAAGACACCCGCAGCTGCGATCATCCTGTCCTGCGTCATCTTCGCGGTCTTCTGCACGATGGATTTCTCCGCGCTGGTCGATGCCGATGTGCTGACGAACATGGCCGCGATCCTGCTCGAGTTCGCCGCCTTCATCGCGTTGCGCCGCAAACTGCCGGGTATGGCGCGGCCCTACCGCGTGCCCGGCGGAATGCTCGGAGCTGTCGGACTGGTCGTCTTTCCAACGGTTTTCACGATCTGGCTTGCCTGGAGCAGCTTGACCCAGGAGCCCGCAGCCTTCTGGATCGGCATCGTGATCCTGGTGCTCGGCCTGCTGTTTTACCCGCTGGCCAAGCGCACGCTGAAGAAGGGCGAAGCCGATGCTCCGGTGTTCAGCGACCTGGTCGACCTCGGCCCCGGCGTCGACACCGAGCAGGCCATGCGCTCCGGTCTGCTGGTGGCCGAGCGTGTGCCGGCCGGTGCGTGA
- a CDS encoding cupin domain-containing protein, whose protein sequence is MRQRLYVPDVTAGELAQSCPPGTSVVQGEPTAAYTEFGGDGDGDAVADDGLDIGLWEMTPGIVTDVEQDECFLVVAGEGSVTFEDGTTLALRPGTLVQLHEGERTTWTVIRTLRKVYVAGRIAH, encoded by the coding sequence ATGAGACAGCGGTTGTACGTTCCCGATGTGACTGCGGGCGAGTTGGCGCAGTCGTGTCCGCCGGGCACGAGCGTCGTGCAGGGAGAGCCGACTGCGGCATACACGGAGTTCGGCGGTGACGGTGATGGCGACGCTGTCGCCGACGACGGCCTGGACATCGGCCTGTGGGAGATGACGCCGGGCATCGTCACCGATGTCGAGCAGGACGAGTGCTTCCTGGTGGTCGCGGGAGAGGGTTCGGTGACCTTCGAGGACGGCACGACGCTCGCGTTGCGGCCCGGGACCCTCGTGCAGCTGCACGAGGGTGAGCGGACGACATGGACCGTCATACGCACGCTGCGGAAGGTCTACGTCGCCGGGCGCATCGCACACTGA
- a CDS encoding AbrB/MazE/SpoVT family DNA-binding domain-containing protein, with the protein MTTSPAPRYVGVQSRGTVALPADIRRRLHLDEPGAQLEITERADGVIELRPALPVPADQRWFWAERWQQREREVDEHTSAGNVTVHESTDAFLKHLDDLDSE; encoded by the coding sequence ATGACAACGTCGCCCGCCCCGCGTTACGTCGGCGTCCAGAGCCGCGGCACTGTTGCGCTCCCGGCCGACATTCGTCGGCGGCTTCACCTGGACGAACCGGGCGCGCAGTTGGAGATCACCGAGCGCGCCGACGGCGTGATCGAGCTACGCCCGGCCTTGCCTGTCCCCGCAGATCAGCGGTGGTTCTGGGCCGAACGCTGGCAGCAGCGCGAGCGCGAGGTCGATGAGCACACCTCAGCGGGCAACGTGACAGTTCACGAATCCACCGATGCATTCCTGAAGCACCTCGACGACCTCGACTCCGAGTGA
- a CDS encoding GNAT family N-acetyltransferase — MRTARLSLDRPRHSDLAELFAIYSDPRVWTHYPSHRHTEPATTEVMLQRWIDGWANDGFGMWIVRTLDDSAMLGHCGCTVRAGAFWNLGYSPGLCRSRAHPERTCGDPAMRSSSEAATGVDAVAE; from the coding sequence ATGCGCACTGCACGGCTCTCGCTCGATCGTCCGCGGCACAGCGACCTGGCCGAATTGTTCGCCATCTACAGCGACCCGCGAGTGTGGACGCATTACCCGAGTCATCGGCATACCGAACCGGCGACGACCGAAGTGATGCTGCAGCGCTGGATCGACGGCTGGGCGAACGACGGCTTCGGCATGTGGATCGTGCGGACGCTGGACGATTCCGCGATGCTCGGGCACTGCGGATGCACCGTGCGGGCGGGTGCCTTCTGGAATCTTGGCTACTCGCCTGGTCTATGCCGATCGCGAGCTCACCCCGAACGAACTTGCGGCGACCCTGCGATGAGGTCGTCCTCGGAGGCCGCAACGGGTGTCGACGCAGTTGCGGAATGA
- a CDS encoding DUF3290 domain-containing protein yields MSPENLHEFFLGSTGVAGALIGLLFVAVSVAGDKSAAAAIPPELYRVRAQAALTTFVNSLVVSLVALIPADALGTTALVAALMGLASVVGSLFVLLRRHQSRVSKRDVTLLASLFVLFLCGPNYPQFLRR; encoded by the coding sequence ATGAGTCCTGAGAATCTGCACGAGTTCTTTCTCGGTTCGACTGGGGTGGCCGGTGCGCTCATCGGTCTGCTCTTCGTCGCGGTTTCCGTCGCCGGCGACAAATCCGCTGCGGCCGCCATCCCGCCGGAGTTGTATCGGGTTCGTGCCCAAGCTGCACTCACGACCTTCGTGAACAGTCTGGTCGTCTCACTGGTGGCGCTGATTCCCGCAGATGCGCTGGGTACGACCGCTCTTGTCGCTGCGCTGATGGGATTGGCGTCCGTGGTCGGGTCGTTGTTCGTCCTGCTCAGACGGCACCAGTCGAGGGTCAGCAAACGGGATGTCACGCTGCTCGCGTCACTGTTCGTCTTGTTCTTGTGCGGTCCCAATTATCCGCAATTCCTGCGACGCTGA
- a CDS encoding acyl-CoA thioester hydrolase/BAAT C-terminal domain-containing protein, whose product MFPVEFSDPDGVRWAPERPTGTGVLVLAGSSGRIDTDRARIFAEHGCLAESTRWFGGTGQHTSPWEIPLETFFQRIDWLKTECDRVWVAGTSFGSEAALLVGALSDDVAEVIAFAPSDVVWAGYDGDRETSHWTLRGQALPYVPFDWNEHVAQTPAHFRPLYEKSWSTAGHAATTARIPVEHINRLVLVAGGDDQVWPSVAHAQRIVAHRAQAGLVTQLIVHPHAGHRTILPGEHPVTTGATMMRGGNENADRELGSQAWPVILNELTTTR is encoded by the coding sequence GTGTTTCCCGTTGAATTTTCCGATCCGGACGGTGTGCGGTGGGCACCCGAGCGACCGACAGGCACCGGCGTCCTGGTTCTTGCGGGCTCCAGCGGCCGGATCGATACCGATCGAGCGCGGATATTCGCTGAACATGGATGCTTGGCGGAGTCGACCCGATGGTTCGGTGGCACCGGCCAGCACACCAGCCCCTGGGAGATCCCACTCGAAACGTTCTTTCAACGCATCGACTGGTTGAAGACTGAGTGTGACCGGGTGTGGGTCGCCGGTACCTCGTTCGGGTCGGAAGCGGCACTGCTGGTCGGCGCACTGTCTGATGACGTCGCGGAAGTCATCGCGTTCGCGCCCTCTGACGTCGTGTGGGCCGGCTACGACGGCGACCGCGAAACATCGCACTGGACACTCCGCGGCCAGGCACTGCCGTACGTGCCGTTCGACTGGAACGAGCACGTGGCACAGACCCCGGCCCACTTCCGACCCTTGTACGAAAAGTCCTGGAGCACAGCAGGACACGCTGCCACCACCGCGCGAATCCCAGTGGAACATATCAACCGCTTAGTGCTGGTTGCCGGCGGGGACGATCAAGTCTGGCCCAGTGTCGCGCACGCCCAGCGAATCGTTGCGCATCGTGCACAGGCAGGCCTCGTGACCCAGCTGATCGTCCATCCTCACGCTGGGCACCGCACCATCCTCCCCGGCGAGCACCCAGTCACAACGGGCGCGACCATGATGCGGGGTGGGAACGAAAACGCTGATCGCGAACTCGGGTCTCAAGCATGGCCCGTCATCCTGAACGAACTCACCACAACCCGTTAA
- a CDS encoding LysR family transcriptional regulator: MLDLLRLRTLQRFGEFGTISATAAALGYTPSAVSQQLAGLEREMGTALIERTARSASLTPAGRALVARSKDLLALAEDIESELAHLAGTVTGRLVITTIPNLAAVVATSLISLQADHPGLDLTLKESSAETALLDVTSHRSDLAVIDSWASPPASPPEGLRPYLLHTDPIHLTYPATAGRYNAPQTREELAQLISSHVWISAPRGHGSRIAGDHFLEQLQAEPLRRWEFEGLLTIADLVSAEAGVALLPELVTRAHQERLGRTTLPRPMNRRLTAVTRHTAQQQPAITAAISSIRHSLRNPSNEPHS, from the coding sequence ATGCTCGATTTGCTTCGCCTACGAACCTTGCAACGCTTCGGCGAGTTCGGCACGATCAGCGCCACCGCCGCCGCTCTTGGATACACCCCGTCCGCGGTGTCGCAACAACTAGCGGGGCTAGAGCGCGAGATGGGGACCGCGCTGATCGAACGCACGGCCCGCTCTGCTTCCCTCACTCCTGCTGGCCGCGCACTCGTAGCACGCTCGAAAGATCTTCTCGCCCTCGCTGAGGACATCGAATCGGAACTAGCGCACTTGGCTGGCACCGTTACCGGCAGATTGGTCATCACGACCATCCCCAACCTGGCGGCCGTCGTCGCAACGAGCCTGATCAGTCTCCAGGCGGACCACCCCGGTTTAGATCTAACACTCAAAGAGAGCAGCGCGGAGACCGCGCTGCTCGACGTCACATCGCACCGCTCGGACTTAGCCGTCATCGACTCATGGGCATCCCCACCGGCATCACCCCCAGAAGGACTACGCCCCTACCTGCTCCACACCGACCCCATCCACCTGACCTACCCAGCCACCGCCGGCCGTTACAACGCCCCACAGACACGTGAAGAACTCGCCCAACTCATCAGCAGCCACGTGTGGATATCCGCTCCGCGCGGCCACGGATCTCGAATCGCAGGAGACCACTTCCTCGAGCAGCTACAAGCCGAGCCCCTCCGGCGGTGGGAGTTCGAAGGACTCCTGACGATCGCCGACCTCGTCAGCGCCGAGGCAGGCGTGGCACTACTGCCCGAACTCGTCACCCGCGCCCATCAGGAACGCCTAGGCCGCACAACCCTTCCCCGGCCCATGAACCGCCGCCTCACTGCCGTGACCCGACATACCGCGCAACAACAACCCGCCATCACCGCCGCGATCAGCTCGATACGCCACTCACTCCGCAACCCCAGCAACGAACCGCACAGCTAG
- a CDS encoding LysE family translocator, which yields MFLVVCLGVVLVPGPSNMLILSCGLSRGRRYAMAAVTGVETASAVRVVATAAGLATLLASSPTVYALIRWAGVAYLIWLAAQALRGRDHNPPEPSQGHLPAGQGLRGAGRGFVVALANPKMVIFFLALFPQFVHPGRGPAAVQMLLLGAIFWFLGAVWDIALALASDAIGGRLRDRPKIRRAQKHLEVITYLLLAGWAALT from the coding sequence ATGTTCCTCGTCGTGTGTCTGGGCGTAGTTCTTGTCCCAGGACCATCGAACATGTTGATACTCAGCTGCGGGTTGAGTAGGGGTCGCCGCTACGCAATGGCTGCGGTCACCGGTGTGGAGACCGCTTCGGCGGTGCGTGTCGTGGCGACCGCCGCCGGACTAGCGACGCTGCTGGCATCCTCGCCGACGGTGTATGCACTCATCCGGTGGGCAGGAGTCGCGTACCTGATCTGGCTCGCGGCGCAAGCGTTGCGCGGCCGAGACCACAACCCGCCGGAACCGTCCCAGGGGCACTTGCCCGCCGGACAGGGACTGCGCGGCGCTGGCCGCGGTTTCGTGGTCGCGCTAGCGAACCCAAAGATGGTGATCTTCTTCCTCGCCCTCTTTCCCCAATTCGTGCACCCCGGCCGCGGTCCTGCCGCGGTGCAAATGCTGCTGCTCGGCGCGATCTTTTGGTTCCTCGGAGCGGTCTGGGATATCGCCCTTGCCCTGGCCTCCGATGCAATCGGGGGGCGCCTACGAGACCGGCCCAAGATCCGTCGCGCTCAAAAGCACCTAGAGGTCATCACCTATCTCCTTCTCGCCGGCTGGGCAGCACTTACCTGA
- a CDS encoding IS110 family transposase, with translation MVTTEAEHPHAMFAGIDWGGTHHQICVVDHTGTIQVQRRIEHTVTS, from the coding sequence ATGGTCACCACCGAAGCAGAACATCCGCACGCGATGTTCGCCGGCATCGATTGGGGCGGCACCCACCACCAGATCTGCGTCGTCGACCACACGGGCACGATCCAGGTCCAACGAAGAATCGAACACACGGTAACCAGTTGA
- a CDS encoding IS256 family transposase translates to MTAPHIVDPASLLSEALSEASPDLMRSLLQTVINALLSADADAVVGAEYGRPSPERSAQRNGYRHRPLDTRVGTIDVAIPKLRTGTYFPQWLLERRKRTESALITVVADCYLAGVSTRRMDKLVKTLGIDSLSKSQVSRMAADLDGIVEDFRHRPLSDAGPFTFVTADALTMKVREGGRVINAVALLATGVNGDGHREVLGLRVATSETGPAWKEFFADLVARGLSGVRLVTSDAHHGLVEAIGANLPGASWQRCRTHYAANLMSVTPKSMWPAVKAMLHSVYDQPDTASVHAQFDRLLDYVQEKLPDVHAHLDAARADILAFTTFPKDVWTQIWSNNPTERLNREIRRRTDSVGIFPHRAAIVRLVGAVLAEQTDEWAEGRRYLGLDILTRCRITPTPGTEPQIGADHLPQLTT, encoded by the coding sequence ATGACCGCACCACATATTGTCGACCCTGCCAGCTTGCTGAGCGAGGCCTTGTCCGAAGCCAGTCCGGATCTGATGCGCAGTCTGTTGCAAACGGTGATTAACGCGTTGTTGTCCGCGGACGCTGACGCGGTCGTGGGCGCCGAGTACGGTCGTCCCTCACCCGAGCGGTCCGCGCAACGCAACGGGTACCGTCACCGGCCCTTGGACACCAGGGTCGGCACAATCGACGTCGCGATCCCGAAGCTACGCACCGGGACCTACTTTCCCCAGTGGCTGCTGGAACGACGCAAACGCACCGAGTCCGCGTTGATCACCGTGGTCGCGGACTGCTACCTGGCCGGGGTGTCTACCCGCCGGATGGACAAGTTGGTGAAGACATTGGGCATCGACTCACTGTCGAAATCGCAGGTGTCTCGGATGGCAGCCGATCTCGATGGCATCGTCGAGGACTTCCGGCACCGGCCCTTGAGTGATGCGGGTCCGTTCACGTTCGTGACCGCTGACGCGCTCACGATGAAAGTGCGTGAAGGCGGGCGGGTGATCAACGCCGTCGCCTTGTTAGCGACTGGTGTCAACGGGGACGGCCACCGCGAAGTCCTCGGCCTACGGGTAGCCACCTCAGAGACCGGGCCGGCGTGGAAGGAGTTCTTCGCCGACTTGGTCGCCCGCGGCCTGAGCGGTGTCCGACTGGTCACTTCCGACGCCCACCACGGCCTGGTGGAAGCGATCGGCGCGAACCTACCCGGCGCGTCCTGGCAACGCTGCCGCACGCACTACGCCGCGAACCTCATGAGCGTGACACCGAAAAGCATGTGGCCAGCAGTCAAAGCGATGCTGCACTCGGTGTATGACCAACCCGACACGGCCAGCGTGCATGCCCAGTTCGACCGGCTCCTGGACTACGTCCAGGAGAAGCTGCCCGACGTGCACGCCCACCTCGACGCTGCTCGCGCGGACATCCTGGCGTTCACCACGTTCCCCAAAGACGTGTGGACCCAGATCTGGTCCAACAACCCCACCGAACGCCTCAACCGGGAGATCCGCCGCCGTACCGACTCCGTCGGCATCTTCCCCCACCGGGCCGCGATCGTGCGCCTGGTCGGAGCCGTCCTGGCCGAGCAAACCGACGAATGGGCAGAAGGACGCCGCTACCTCGGCCTCGACATCCTCACCCGATGCCGCATCACCCCCACGCCCGGCACCGAACCCCAGATCGGAGCTGATCACCTACCCCAACTCACCACCTAA
- a CDS encoding IS110 family transposase: MDAFASRGVLRVSIERAEGILVEHLLDRGESVFCISPKISARARERYRVANTKSDAFDAFVLADTLRHEHVHWRPLSRPSALTAQIAALSRDRERVIVMQRAVESRLRAALEAYHPAPLHLFSSLDRDITLAFIRDYPTPAAAARVTEDRMRRFCARHGYTGRVEPAALCDRLRPHLLTATDGTITGKHTAALMLVDQLELLNTNIRTYNAMLTPLVSAHPDGPVFTSFPGIATVIAATMIGEMGDDRARFPTAATLLAEAGLAPVTRASGRTRQVRFRYAANKRLRHSIDWWMTVAAREDPWSGDVYEHARNAGQGRYRAYRGLGARWTRILWRAWTDHEPFDPTRVHHQAPAA, from the coding sequence CTGGACGCTTTCGCATCTCGAGGAGTCCTACGGGTATCCATCGAACGGGCCGAGGGAATCCTGGTCGAGCACCTCCTTGACCGTGGTGAGAGCGTGTTTTGCATCTCGCCGAAGATCTCCGCTCGGGCCCGGGAACGATACCGGGTTGCCAACACCAAATCCGACGCCTTCGACGCGTTCGTCCTGGCCGACACCCTGCGCCATGAACACGTGCACTGGCGGCCCCTGAGCCGGCCATCCGCGCTGACCGCTCAGATCGCAGCGTTGTCCCGGGACCGAGAACGAGTCATCGTGATGCAACGCGCCGTGGAGTCACGGCTCCGCGCCGCGTTGGAGGCCTACCACCCCGCGCCGTTGCACCTGTTCTCTTCCCTGGACCGCGACATCACCCTGGCGTTCATCCGCGACTACCCCACCCCCGCGGCAGCCGCCCGGGTCACCGAAGACCGGATGCGACGATTCTGCGCCCGACACGGCTACACCGGCCGCGTCGAGCCAGCAGCCCTGTGCGACCGGTTACGTCCGCACCTACTCACCGCAACTGACGGCACGATCACGGGAAAGCACACGGCAGCCTTGATGCTGGTCGATCAACTCGAACTGCTCAACACCAACATCCGCACGTACAACGCGATGTTGACCCCGCTGGTCAGCGCACACCCTGACGGGCCAGTCTTCACCAGCTTCCCCGGCATCGCCACCGTGATCGCCGCGACCATGATCGGGGAAATGGGCGACGACAGAGCCCGATTCCCCACCGCCGCAACCCTGCTGGCCGAAGCAGGCCTGGCCCCGGTCACCCGCGCATCCGGACGCACCCGCCAAGTCCGCTTCCGGTACGCCGCGAACAAACGACTACGGCATAGCATCGACTGGTGGATGACCGTCGCCGCCCGCGAAGACCCCTGGTCAGGCGACGTCTATGAACACGCCCGCAACGCAGGCCAGGGCCGCTACCGCGCCTACCGCGGCCTGGGCGCACGCTGGACCCGGATCCTGTGGCGCGCTTGGACCGACCACGAACCGTTCGACCCCACCCGCGTCCACCACCAAGCACCCGCGGCATAA
- a CDS encoding type ISP restriction/modification enzyme: MNNASYTVNRTLPLSAVAEARTVVGLTVRDITPNGFGDWLNQRRDDFEHFFPVSTGVAKNSLFSVISNGVKSQRDAWVWNFSKRELISNVGRTIDVFNEKSKLLDGSAPPVDQVSWSRRMSRLASIGKSFSLNRDQVRVAFYRPYTALHTCGGGRCSGWVSPPPMRSMRSR, encoded by the coding sequence ATGAACAACGCCAGTTACACCGTTAACCGGACACTCCCGCTCTCCGCTGTCGCTGAGGCAAGAACTGTAGTGGGGTTAACTGTCAGGGATATTACACCCAACGGTTTTGGTGACTGGCTAAATCAAAGGCGCGATGATTTCGAGCATTTCTTTCCCGTGTCCACCGGTGTAGCAAAAAATTCATTGTTCTCAGTAATATCAAATGGTGTGAAATCGCAGCGGGATGCATGGGTATGGAATTTCTCTAAGCGTGAGCTCATCTCAAACGTCGGGAGAACAATCGATGTATTCAACGAAAAATCGAAGTTGCTAGATGGATCGGCGCCACCGGTCGATCAGGTCAGCTGGTCGCGTAGGATGTCTCGCCTCGCCTCGATTGGAAAATCTTTTTCCCTCAATCGTGATCAGGTCCGGGTGGCCTTCTATCGACCTTATACGGCTCTTCATACCTGCGGTGGGGGTAGGTGTTCGGGGTGGGTGAGTCCGCCGCCGATGAGGAGCATGCGTAGCCGGTAG